Within Candidatus Gastranaerophilales bacterium, the genomic segment CTTCTTAATGCCCTGATTTCTGTTTGCCTTACGCATTCTTTTGTGATGCCGTAGATTTTGCCGATTTCATCCAGTGTTTTTTTGGCGGTTTCACCTAATCCGAATCTTAATCTTATAACTTCTTTTTCCCTGTCTTTTAAACAGCCCATTATTTGATAAATATCCCTTTTTAGATTGGCAAATTCTGCGTTAACAGTGGTGTTCGCATTTTCATCAGCAATGATTTCCGCCAGCGTTAACACTTTATCACACGATGTATCGCTCGGAGTCTCCAAAGATACGGATTGATTAAATGCGCCCATATATTCCTCGAGTTTTTCAGCGGAAATTTTCATTCTGCTTGCCATATCTCTCACGGATAGGCTCGTATTGGTTTCTTTTTCTATTTTGGCTTTTAATTTTGAATACTTGCCTAAAATCTCCTGAACATAAACCGGTACCTTGACGCAGCCTGATTGTTCCGAGATTGCTTTGAGTACCGCCTGTTTAATCCACCAGGTTGCATAGGTGCTGAATTTGTAGCCGTATTTATAATTGTATTTGTCTATAGCCACCATTAGTCCGACATTCGCCTCCTGGATTAGATCAAATAAACTCATGTTAGGATTTTTGATTTTCAGGGCAATGTTTGCCGCCAGCCTTAAATTCGCTTCGGTTAATTTTTTTCTGGCGTTCATATCGCCCCGTTTAATTCTTTTAGCCAGTTCAATCTCTTCTTCTGTAGTAAGTATGGTGATTTTTGAAATTTCATTAAGATACTTTTGGGTAAAATTTTCACTTTTTGAATTAAAGTAAACGACTTTTGCAGGATTTTGCATAGCAACTTTACATTTCTTCATAACCAGATCTCCTTAACAACCAGAAAAACACACAACAAATAAGCCCCTGAAAATACTTGTTTATAGGGATAAAAACAATATAGTATATCAACCTTATATAATAAATATATCAGATAAGTCAACAAATCACAAGTGTTTTTGTAACAAATGTTAAGAAATCGTTGCAAAAATGACAAAAAGGCTTAATATTTCTTAATAAAATTTTCTTCATCTGTTTTTTATTTTTTGTCGGATAATGTAGTTATGAAAGCGATTGTAGTAAAAAATAAACGATTAATAGCAGAAGATATTCCAAAGCCTGTTCTTGATAAAAAAGGTGCGCTTATAAGAGTTTTGGGCTGCGGGCTTTGCGGTTCTGATATTGTAAAATTCAAGCATAATTTGGTAAAAGACGGCACAGTACTCGGGCATGAAGTTGTTGGCGAAATTGCCGAAATTAATGTTGAAAGTGATTTAAAAGTCGGGGATAAAGTGGCTGTTGCCCACCATTACCCGTGTTTTGAGTGCAATTTTTGCAGGCATGGGAATTATTCCATGTGCGCTGTGTTTAAGAATTCGAACATAACCCCCGGCGGTTTTTGTGAATATATTACGGTTGATGAAAACCACCTTAAATATACTGTTTTTAAGATTCCTGATGATTTGAGCTTAGCAGAGGCGTCTTTTACGGAGCCTGTAGCATGCTGCGTCAGAGCTGTGCGCAGGGCGGATTTTCTTAAAGGTGATAAAGCGGCTGTAGTCGGTTTGGGGTCTATTGGGGTTTTAATGGGTCAGACGGCTAAAGTCTTTGGGGCAAAGGTCGTCGGGCTTGATATCAGAGAAGATAGGCTCGAAATTGCAAAACAGCATGGCTTTGATGAAGTTATTAATTCGCTTTCTTTTGACGAAGAATTAAAGGCTGATGTTGTCTTTTTAACTTCAGGAGCTGATGCTACGGTTGATTTAGCTCTGAAATGCGTCCGAAATGGCGGTAAAATCATTGTATTCGCAAGTGTTAACGATGATAAGACCGCTTTTTCAAATAATGAAATATATTACAGAGAGCTTACAGTGCTTGGGAGCTATTCCCCCGGTCCAGAGGATTTAAAACTTGCGTTTGAAATGATAAAAGATAAAAAAATTCTCGTTAAAAGTCTTTCTTGTGTGTATAATTTATTAGAACTGGAACATGCACTTAAAGATACTTTGGATAACAGGATATTAAAAGCATTTGTGAGAGTGAGTGAATAGAATGAAAATGAATGCCGTAATGTATTACGGACCAAACGATGTAAGATATGAACAGGTTGATGTGCCTGAAATTAATGACGACGAAGTATTGGTAAAAGTCGACAGCGCACTCACTTGCGGTACTGATATAAAAACCTATAAACGCGGTCATCCCGTATTGATTAAAACTATTCCGTCCGGTTTTGGGCATGAGTTTGCCGGAACTATAGAACAGTTGGGCAAAAATGTTCGGGGCTTCAATATCGGCGACAGGGTAGTAGCGGCTAACAGCGCACCTTGCGCAGAGTGTTTTTATTGCAAAATCGGTGAATATAACCTTTGTGAGAATATAGAATTTTTAAACGGAGCTTACGCAGAATATGTTAAAATCCCTGCAAGAATAGTAAAGCATAATCTTTTAAAAATACCTGAGGGTGTGAGTTTTGAAGAAGCTGCTTTTGTAGAACCGTTGGCAAATGTGGTACATGGCGCCGAGCGTACGCAGATTTTACCCGGTATGACAGTGGGTATCGTGGGGCTTGGGCCTATCGGATTGATGTTTGTTAAAATGGCAAAGCTTAAAGGCGCTACCGTTATAGCTGCGGGCAGAAACCCGTTGAAGCTTAAACTTGCGCAGGAATTTGGCGGTGCCGACCATATTATTAATTTATCCGAAAATGAAAATCCGGAACATTTGTTTAAAGATTTAACGCCTGAAAAAAAAGGATTGGACATAGTTGTAGAGGCTGTAGGTTTGCCTGAAATTTGGGAAAGAATGTTTTCGCTGACAAGAAAGGGCGGTACAATCCACTTGTTTGGCGGCTGCAAACAGGGAACGCAGGTAAAAATAGATACCAGACGGCTTCATTACGATGAAATTAAAGTGATGAGTGTTTTTCACCATACCCCGCTTTTTGTCAAAGAATCCTTGCGTTTGATTTCAGAGAAAAAAATTGATGTCAAAAAGTTAATTACACATACCTTGTCAATCAAAGATATTGATAAGGCGATTAAACTCCATGATGAAGGCAAAGCTATAAAAGTACTAATGAAACCTTAAGAGGGATTATGATTAGAATTATTTTAATATTTTTAGTTATGTTGCTGCCGTTTTCGGCTTATGCCCAAGAGAGTGATTCCGCTGCGTTAAAAATCTATATTTCTGATACATCTTATGTTTATCAGGACAAGTCTTTGCTGGCTTTGAAAAATCTGATTTTAAACGATAAGCCGCAAGAAGCAGTTCAGCTTGCAGTGCAGCTTAAGCCAAAATTTAAAGACAATTCTGATTATTATGTTTTGTTGTATGAACTTGCTATCCGGGAGAATAATTTTGAGGCGGCAAAATCCGCTGTTCAAATTTTTGAAAAAATCAGTAATAAAGGGTATGAAACCGGTCTTTTATGGGGCGATTTTTACTTAAATCAGGCTATGGCATCGCAAACCGAAGAGTGGAGGGAGTTTTATTTAAAACGGGCGAAAATTTGTTATACAAGCGCAATGACATTAAGTCCTGCCCGTCCTGAAGCCGTCTTGGCTATGGTAAAGTATTTTATAGAAACCAAAAATTACCCGGATGCATTTGAAAAGGCGTTGGAGGCTAAGGAGTTAAATATTAATTATCCTGAGACTTATTATTATTTGGGGCAAATTTATTTAATAAATAAAGATTACATTTCTTCTCTTAATAACTTTAATATATATATTAAAAAAACACCGTATAGAAACTATTACGTTCATTATATTTTGGGTACGCTTTATGATAAACTTGCCGAAAGCAATAAGGCACGGGAAGAATACCTGAAAGCGCTTGAAATTAACCCTGATGCGCAGGCGCTTGCAGAGTTCAAACTTGAGCATGAAGAGCCGAAACTCGAACAGCTGTGATAAATTTTGAAACAGATTGGGCTTTTGGCGATTTTTCCGGTATTCTGATGGACATTTTGTTCTAAATATTTTATACTTGAGGAGTACTATGTAGAGGTGTTTTTAATGGAAATTAAGGCTCAACAAACAAGCGTAATAGACGTAGCTTGTGATGTTTTGATAATTAATCTTTTTGAAGGGGTCAAAATCCCGGGAGGGGCTACAGGTGTAGTTGATAATACACTTGGCGGTATTATTACAAATTATGTGATTAAAGAACAAGGATTTAGCGGTAAGTTTGCCGATACTTATGTGCTTGATACAAACGGAAAAATTCCCGCTAAAAAAGTTTTAATTATCGGGCTTGGAAAGCAGGAAGATTTTGATTTGAATAAATTAATTATTCTCTCGTCTAAAATGATAAGAAAATGCGAGGGAATACTGAATGCAAAAAAAATAGCAACCATCCTTCATGGCGGCGGATTGGCTGCGCTTGATGCTAAATGCTGTGCTAAAGCCATTACTACAGGCTTAATGATTGGTGCTTACAAGTTTAATAAGTATAAATCAGAAAAACAGGAAGATAAAAGCATAGATGAAGTTATTATTGTTGAGCAAGACCCGGCTAAAGTAGAGAAGATTAAAGAAGGTATGGCAAATGCAAAATCTGTAGCTAATGCGGTGAATTTTGCAAAAGATTTGGTAAACGAACCTGCTTCTTATATGACTCCTGACAGGATAGCCGAGATTGCTACCGATATGAAAAAAATTGAAACACGTATTATTGACGAAGATGAAGCAAGACAAATGGGTATGGGTGCTTTTCTCGCTGTAGGAAAAGGCAGCAGTAAATCTCCCGTGTTTATTCATATGAAATACAGACCTTCAAAAAAGAAAAAATCTATTGCAATTGTCGGCAAAGGCATAACTTTTGACAGCGGCGGTCTGGACTTGAAGCCTACTGCGGGTATGGCGACAATGAAGGGAGATATGGCTGGCGCTGCCTGTGTTTTAGGTGTTTTTAAAGCGCTTATAGAATTAAACCCTAACGTTGAAGTCCATGGAGTTATTGCAGCTTGCGAAAATATGCCTGGCTCCAGAGCTTACAAACCGGGTGATATTCTAACAGCTATGAACGGTAAAACAATAGAAGTTGATAACACAGATGCAGAGGGACGTTTGACGTTGGCGGATGCGCTTTCTTATGCCGTTGATTTGAATGTTGATGAAGTTATTGATATAGCTACCCTTACAGGCGCCTGCTCTGTTGCTTTAGGCGCGCTTAATTCAGGTGTTTTCGGCAATAACCGGGAATTAATTGACGATATTATTGAAGCCTCTAAACAAGCCGGCGAGCATTTGTGGCAAATGCCTATGGATGAAGAATATTTTGAAGATTTAAAAAGTGATATAGCCGATTTTAAAAATTCCGGCTCAAGAGGAGGCGGTGCTTCCGGCGCTGCTTTGTTCCTAAAACAATTTGTGGGAGAAATTCCATGGGTACACCTTGATATAGCAGGTACTTCTATAATTTCTAAAGACCTGCGGGAAAACAAAAAAGGACCAACAGGAGTTGGGGTAAGAACCTTAATAAACTATATTTGCAGTTAAAGACCGACGGTTAAAAAGGTAAAAGTAAGAATGATATGCCCGAAATGTAAAGCAGAAAATGATGACGGCGCAATAGTATGTAAAAATTGTAACTTTAAGCTCAAACTTAAATGCCCTGAATGTGGAACATATAACACCACAGGTACAAAAGTCTGTTCTAATTGTTCAACTAAATTACTGAAAACTTGCCCCGAATGCAAGGCGGTTAATTTTGCACAGGCAAAAATTTGCCGCAAATGCGGAATTGACTTCTCTGCTGCCGTTGATGCACCAATTGCCCATACTGAGGCTGAGGCTCCGGCTACCGCTGAACCTAAACCGGCAGGAAATATTGAAAATGTGCCGGTTCTTGCTATTGAGCTTATAAATTTTTCGGTGTTGAAATCAAAAATTAAATCACCTGAAACAGCAAAAAAAATAATTATGAAATTCTATCAGATTTTTGTTAAAGAGGCGCAGGCGTTTGCGCTTAAACCTAAAAAAATAAGTGATAATATTTTAACTTTGGAATTTCGTGGATACCCTTCAATAACAGCGGCTCTGGATGAAGCTTTGAAGTTTGCGGATAATTTGCGGGAGCAAATAAAAGAGGTGAATTTTACGCTTGAAACTAAGCTTAGAACCTCTTATAAATCAAGGATTTTTATTGATATAACGCCGTTAAAAGCTTCACTTCAGGAAATTTTGCAATACGGGGTAGTTAACGATGTTTTGGTTGGAGAAGAAGCTTATAACTTGTTAAATAATACTTATACGTTCGAAAAAACAGACGCAAGTCTTTCGTTTGATTTATACAAGCTGCAGCCTGACAGTGAAACAGCTGTTATTAATAAAGAAAATATAGAAGCTGCGCCTGACGTTGAAGTTCAGAGAAATAACGTTTTCGGCGAACTTTTACAGCAGCTTGAAAAAACCGACAAAGGTTACGTCGCCTGCTTAAATGCACCTGACGGGATGGGTAAAACCAATATTTTTGCGCTTTTTAGAAATTCGCTTGAAGATAACAAAAAACAAATTTGGCTTATGGGGCAATGTTCGCTTGCCTGCCGGCATGATATAGGTGCGTATTTTAAAGATGTTCTTCGTAATATGTTTGATTTGCCTGCTCTGAATATTGACGTTGATAATATGAAAAACAGAGTGTATGAAGCTATTGCCCAAAAACTCGGTATTGCTGATGAAGACGTAATGCAGGATATTTTTACTTTTCTTTTCTATGATGAAAGTTATTTGGCTCACAATATTTTTGAAAATAAAAATCGTATCTATATGGCAATCTCAAAAATTTTGATGAAACTACTTTTTGATAACAGGGTATTTTTGCAAATCGAAGATATTGAATATATAGATGAGCTTTCTTTGTATATTTTAAGGAGAATGTTTGCTGACGGAATTTTAAATTATGATATTAAAATTTTAATTTCTTCAAATACACAAAAGAGTCTGAATGAGATATTTGCAGTTGAAGCTTTAACCGCTGAAAATTCCGCTTTTTACGAATTTCCGCCTTTAACAAAAGACGAAATAGATAATTTTATTAACGGTTTGCTTCAAAATAAAGATATTCTCGGTGATAATCTGCTCAATCAGCTTTATGCAAATGCAAACGGGCTGCCTATTTATATGGAAGAATTTTTGTATGTATTGCTTCAGATAGGAATTATTAAATTTGACCGGGAAATTCCAAATAAAATTAACATCGCGCCTGAGGCGCAGCAGTTTACGCTGCCTAAAAATGCCGAAGGGATTATTAAGCTCAGGCTGAATACTGTTTCTCAGGTTAACCCTAATGCGTTTAAAGCGCTTTATTATGCGGCTATTTTGGGGTATAAGTTTGTACCGCCTTTATTGCGGGAAATCCTGAATGTTGAAGAGGGTGAATTTAACGATATTATTACCTATCTTGCGATGAATAATTTCATTTATGCTTTTGACAGCTTTAATTATGCTTTTAAAAACAAAACAATCTGGACCGTTGTAAGAAATCTTGAATTAAGCCCTGAAAACAAAAACTTTAGCCTTATAACCGCCACTAATATAATAGCCAAAGCTACAACGGGCGGGTTCCCTCTTGTAGTGAAAAACCTTGAAGATGCACAAACCCCTCCTGCGGGTTTACTGTCATTTGTTGAAAGTGCAGCCAAAGAAGCTTATATCGCAGGTGATGAGGTTTCATACATATATTACAAGAAAAAACTCCTCGAAATAGTTGAACAATCGGAATATGAGAATAAAACGGAAATTCTTCTCTCTATCAAGGAAGAACTGGCAAGAATGACTTATTTGGCGCACAGCGAGGAGTCCGTCAGTTACTTTAAAGATTTGATAACTCATTATGAGCCTGTAAATACACCTAAAACAAT encodes:
- a CDS encoding RNA polymerase sigma factor RpoD/SigA, with the protein product MKKCKVAMQNPAKVVYFNSKSENFTQKYLNEISKITILTTEEEIELAKRIKRGDMNARKKLTEANLRLAANIALKIKNPNMSLFDLIQEANVGLMVAIDKYNYKYGYKFSTYATWWIKQAVLKAISEQSGCVKVPVYVQEILGKYSKLKAKIEKETNTSLSVRDMASRMKISAEKLEEYMGAFNQSVSLETPSDTSCDKVLTLAEIIADENANTTVNAEFANLKRDIYQIMGCLKDREKEVIRLRFGLGETAKKTLDEIGKIYGITKECVRQTEIRALRRLKDLCLQNDIYAYCS
- a CDS encoding alcohol dehydrogenase catalytic domain-containing protein, yielding MKAIVVKNKRLIAEDIPKPVLDKKGALIRVLGCGLCGSDIVKFKHNLVKDGTVLGHEVVGEIAEINVESDLKVGDKVAVAHHYPCFECNFCRHGNYSMCAVFKNSNITPGGFCEYITVDENHLKYTVFKIPDDLSLAEASFTEPVACCVRAVRRADFLKGDKAAVVGLGSIGVLMGQTAKVFGAKVVGLDIREDRLEIAKQHGFDEVINSLSFDEELKADVVFLTSGADATVDLALKCVRNGGKIIVFASVNDDKTAFSNNEIYYRELTVLGSYSPGPEDLKLAFEMIKDKKILVKSLSCVYNLLELEHALKDTLDNRILKAFVRVSE
- a CDS encoding alcohol dehydrogenase catalytic domain-containing protein, translated to MKMNAVMYYGPNDVRYEQVDVPEINDDEVLVKVDSALTCGTDIKTYKRGHPVLIKTIPSGFGHEFAGTIEQLGKNVRGFNIGDRVVAANSAPCAECFYCKIGEYNLCENIEFLNGAYAEYVKIPARIVKHNLLKIPEGVSFEEAAFVEPLANVVHGAERTQILPGMTVGIVGLGPIGLMFVKMAKLKGATVIAAGRNPLKLKLAQEFGGADHIINLSENENPEHLFKDLTPEKKGLDIVVEAVGLPEIWERMFSLTRKGGTIHLFGGCKQGTQVKIDTRRLHYDEIKVMSVFHHTPLFVKESLRLISEKKIDVKKLITHTLSIKDIDKAIKLHDEGKAIKVLMKP
- a CDS encoding leucyl aminopeptidase translates to MEIKAQQTSVIDVACDVLIINLFEGVKIPGGATGVVDNTLGGIITNYVIKEQGFSGKFADTYVLDTNGKIPAKKVLIIGLGKQEDFDLNKLIILSSKMIRKCEGILNAKKIATILHGGGLAALDAKCCAKAITTGLMIGAYKFNKYKSEKQEDKSIDEVIIVEQDPAKVEKIKEGMANAKSVANAVNFAKDLVNEPASYMTPDRIAEIATDMKKIETRIIDEDEARQMGMGAFLAVGKGSSKSPVFIHMKYRPSKKKKSIAIVGKGITFDSGGLDLKPTAGMATMKGDMAGAACVLGVFKALIELNPNVEVHGVIAACENMPGSRAYKPGDILTAMNGKTIEVDNTDAEGRLTLADALSYAVDLNVDEVIDIATLTGACSVALGALNSGVFGNNRELIDDIIEASKQAGEHLWQMPMDEEYFEDLKSDIADFKNSGSRGGGASGAALFLKQFVGEIPWVHLDIAGTSIISKDLRENKKGPTGVGVRTLINYICS
- a CDS encoding zinc ribbon domain-containing protein, whose amino-acid sequence is MICPKCKAENDDGAIVCKNCNFKLKLKCPECGTYNTTGTKVCSNCSTKLLKTCPECKAVNFAQAKICRKCGIDFSAAVDAPIAHTEAEAPATAEPKPAGNIENVPVLAIELINFSVLKSKIKSPETAKKIIMKFYQIFVKEAQAFALKPKKISDNILTLEFRGYPSITAALDEALKFADNLREQIKEVNFTLETKLRTSYKSRIFIDITPLKASLQEILQYGVVNDVLVGEEAYNLLNNTYTFEKTDASLSFDLYKLQPDSETAVINKENIEAAPDVEVQRNNVFGELLQQLEKTDKGYVACLNAPDGMGKTNIFALFRNSLEDNKKQIWLMGQCSLACRHDIGAYFKDVLRNMFDLPALNIDVDNMKNRVYEAIAQKLGIADEDVMQDIFTFLFYDESYLAHNIFENKNRIYMAISKILMKLLFDNRVFLQIEDIEYIDELSLYILRRMFADGILNYDIKILISSNTQKSLNEIFAVEALTAENSAFYEFPPLTKDEIDNFINGLLQNKDILGDNLLNQLYANANGLPIYMEEFLYVLLQIGIIKFDREIPNKINIAPEAQQFTLPKNAEGIIKLRLNTVSQVNPNAFKALYYAAILGYKFVPPLLREILNVEEGEFNDIITYLAMNNFIYAFDSFNYAFKNKTIWTVVRNLELSPENKNFSLITATNIIAKATTGGFPLVVKNLEDAQTPPAGLLSFVESAAKEAYIAGDEVSYIYYKKKLLEIVEQSEYENKTEILLSIKEELARMTYLAHSEESVSYFKDLITHYEPVNTPKTIELLGFMSRAFENFGNYTVAIECVDKAIEKINIATNPVSYMTLCYSKLEHLLNSGTYEELINLATTAILPAVANIGKLSQQEETTLKPEEIAYIELDTKYLCGFALAMQGNIDCVAMLENVYASAVEYGYDDFSIKAQLAMATLRVLQGDIPEAQNILLTLQGLIPASPDSSYNTLQWYLLKNIAAILEGISTGVKDELNMLLNFAVNIRQFSYAAIIKALIGKLMISENPQDAKNYLYNIIIEATNQKLATAAFLGWHFHSEADILLQDYDNALHVAQNALEVAQNPKIRSLYFESLLSAKVAEIFYLKNDPEMAKIHLEMALKIAMQNENIYQQAIISLLYAQICLDEVKTNPSLIAANVQKAYKLLCAAQECLKNSQNKNLTIELQQKMNITTTIANDNQIKL